In Chitinibacter sp. FCG-7, the genomic stretch GAAGAAGCCACCGGCTCGATGGTGGTGGATATCGGTGGCGGCACCACCGAAGTGGGCGTGATTTCTCTGGGCGGTATCGTTTACGCATCCAGCGTTCGCGTGGGCGGCGATAAATTTGATGAGTCGATCATCAACTACATCCGTCGTAACTACGGCATGCTGATCGGTGAAACCACCGCTGAAGAAATCAAGAAACGCATCGGCTCGGCCTTCCCTGGCGCTGAAGTGCGCGAGATGGAAGTGAAAGGTCGCAACTTGGCCGAAGGTATTCCACGCTCGTTCACGATTTCTAGCAACGAAATCTTGGAAGCGCTGACCGACCCGCTAAACCAGATCGTGTCGGCAGTAAAACAAGCGCTGGAACAAACTCCACCCGAGCTGGGCGCCGACATTGCCGAAAAAGGCATGGTACTGACTGGCGGTGGCGCATTGCTGCGTGACTTGGATCGTTTGTTGATGGAAGAAACTGGCCTGCCGGTGATCGTGGGCGAAGATCCGCTGACTTGCGTGGTGCGCGGTTCGGGCAAAGCGCTGGAGAAGCTCGACAAGGGCGGCATTGGCATCTTTACCAACGACTGATTGGTGAGGAGTGAGGTGTAAGGGGCAAGGCGTAAAACCTGCGCCATCCTTGCGCGCCGTTCAACACAGTTTTATTCAGAACAAGGGAGGGTGTGATGCACAACGCCTCACACCTCACTCCTAACTCCTCACAAAGACATGCAAGCCACTCAACCTACGTTCTTTAAGCAAGGCCCCAAGCCACTCACGCGGGTGTTGATTTTCTCAACCCTGTCAGTGGCTTTGATTATTGGCGACGCTTACTTTCAGCTCCTTGGCCGCGTGCGCGAGCAGGTCTCTGTCGTGCTGTA encodes the following:
- a CDS encoding rod shape-determining protein; its protein translation is MFGLLSGYFANDIAIDLGTANTLIYMQGKGIVLDEPSVVAIQQEGGPSGKKTILAVGAEAKKMLGRTPGNINAVRPMKDGVIADFTITEQMLKQFIKKVNPSRMFSSPPRIVICVPCGSTQVERRAIRESALGAGARKVELIEEPMAAAIGAGLPVEEATGSMVVDIGGGTTEVGVISLGGIVYASSVRVGGDKFDESIINYIRRNYGMLIGETTAEEIKKRIGSAFPGAEVREMEVKGRNLAEGIPRSFTISSNEILEALTDPLNQIVSAVKQALEQTPPELGADIAEKGMVLTGGGALLRDLDRLLMEETGLPVIVGEDPLTCVVRGSGKALEKLDKGGIGIFTND